One segment of Paraburkholderia sp. PGU19 DNA contains the following:
- a CDS encoding anti-sigma factor, whose product MKVDDITLMAYVDGELDIEERREIERELDDSPELAERIELFRASSLPYHDAFAQQKLPPVPESLTRKIAELSRTHASATSPVPPGPAADPAANDAIVPPNVGLPPSVPVRSLMRFSAPWLAAAFAAGVFSCVVGLRLLPGLTGLQGGAATVASAPPASPWVMAAAGYQALYSRDTVAVATDPAVSAKTVADIHQIDGLPVRVPDLSAQGLTFKRIQRLRFHDKPLVQIVYLPKTGGPVALCVVKDAKPDQSLAQQKIDDMDVVTWRQSELSYALIGTAGQVDLDKLGKLIAKRDVDAMFSQAPVPVRPVES is encoded by the coding sequence ATGAAAGTAGATGACATCACGCTGATGGCCTACGTTGACGGCGAGCTCGACATCGAGGAACGCCGCGAGATCGAACGCGAACTCGACGACTCGCCGGAACTGGCGGAGCGCATCGAACTGTTCCGCGCGTCGAGCCTGCCGTATCACGATGCGTTCGCGCAGCAGAAGCTGCCGCCCGTGCCCGAATCGTTGACGCGCAAGATCGCCGAACTCTCGCGCACGCACGCGAGCGCGACGTCGCCCGTGCCGCCCGGCCCCGCCGCCGATCCCGCCGCGAACGACGCCATCGTACCGCCGAACGTTGGCCTGCCACCGTCCGTGCCCGTTCGCTCGCTCATGCGCTTTTCCGCGCCGTGGCTGGCCGCCGCGTTCGCTGCGGGTGTGTTCTCTTGCGTGGTCGGCTTGAGGCTGTTGCCGGGCCTTACCGGCTTGCAAGGCGGCGCTGCGACGGTCGCATCAGCACCACCCGCTTCGCCCTGGGTGATGGCTGCCGCCGGTTATCAGGCGCTCTATTCACGCGACACGGTGGCCGTCGCGACGGACCCTGCCGTTTCGGCAAAAACCGTCGCCGATATCCATCAGATCGACGGATTGCCCGTGCGCGTGCCCGATCTCAGCGCGCAAGGCCTGACGTTCAAGCGCATCCAGCGGCTGCGTTTTCACGACAAGCCGCTCGTGCAGATCGTCTATCTGCCGAAAACGGGCGGCCCGGTCGCGTTGTGCGTCGTGAAGGATGCAAAGCCCGACCAGTCACTCGCGCAGCAGAAGATCGACGACATGGACGTCGTCACGTGGCGGCAGTCGGAACTAAGCTACGCGCTGATCGGCACGGCGGGCCAGGTCGATCTCGACAAGCTCGGCAAGCTGATCGCGAAGCGCGATGTCGACGCGATGTTCAGCCAGGCGCCTGTGCCCGTGCGGCCCGTAGAAAGTTGA
- a CDS encoding DUF2322 family protein codes for MIQPGNVFKDNLAQLPGIDGIERIDLVDGKGAVVASIENKPGKQGSVAVYHYLRNAFGTLDAKAAEHGLAVFAEHTADARNRPGAHPNVDRLLEIAAGGEALRIDVVGAA; via the coding sequence GTGATTCAACCGGGCAACGTATTCAAGGACAACCTCGCGCAACTGCCGGGCATCGACGGCATCGAGCGGATCGATCTCGTCGACGGCAAGGGCGCCGTGGTCGCGAGCATCGAGAACAAGCCGGGCAAGCAGGGCTCGGTTGCCGTGTACCACTATCTGCGCAACGCGTTCGGCACGCTCGACGCAAAAGCGGCCGAACATGGCCTCGCCGTGTTCGCCGAACATACGGCCGACGCGCGCAACCGTCCGGGCGCGCACCCGAATGTCGACCGGCTGCTGGAGATCGCAGCGGGCGGCGAAGCGCTGCGCATCGACGTCGTCGGCGCGGCCTGA
- a CDS encoding catalase family peroxidase: MSRLPFRIVAGGALAVVTLGSIAGAYAYSHGLGSLLGTQPSANQIVDGFEAVSGKHPGFRRNHAKGVCVTGYFDSNGNAAPLSRAGVFAAGKSQVVGRLSIGGGNPAQADGASNVRSLALRIVTPGGGEWRTAMNSAPIFPVRSPEALVEMLAASRQAHDATTYGGNPGMDAFMKTHPEAARFDQWLRDHPPSSGFDDAAYYSVSAFRLIDGDGHAQDVRWRVEPDDTYTPLADAQTHDTDFLERGLAERLRQGPVRWHMVITLAQPGDVTNDSTRQWPANRTQIDVGTLVVQREEPQIDGPCRDISFDPLKLPDGIAPSDDPLLKARSAAYAESHERRVHEEQRYAAGK; the protein is encoded by the coding sequence ATGTCCAGACTTCCCTTTCGCATCGTCGCGGGCGGCGCGCTCGCCGTCGTCACGCTTGGCTCGATAGCGGGCGCTTATGCGTACTCGCATGGCCTCGGCAGCCTGCTCGGCACGCAGCCTTCGGCGAACCAGATCGTCGACGGCTTCGAAGCCGTATCCGGCAAGCATCCGGGCTTTCGGCGCAATCACGCTAAAGGCGTGTGCGTCACCGGCTATTTCGACAGCAACGGCAACGCCGCGCCACTCTCGCGCGCAGGCGTGTTCGCAGCGGGCAAGTCGCAGGTAGTGGGACGCCTGTCGATCGGCGGCGGCAATCCCGCGCAGGCCGATGGCGCATCGAACGTGCGCAGCCTCGCGCTGCGCATCGTCACGCCGGGCGGCGGCGAATGGCGCACCGCGATGAACTCCGCGCCGATCTTCCCCGTGCGCAGCCCCGAAGCATTGGTCGAGATGCTCGCCGCCTCGCGGCAGGCGCACGACGCGACCACGTACGGCGGCAACCCCGGCATGGATGCATTCATGAAGACGCATCCCGAAGCCGCGCGCTTCGACCAATGGCTGCGCGATCATCCGCCTTCATCGGGCTTCGACGATGCCGCGTACTACAGCGTCTCGGCGTTCCGGCTGATCGATGGCGACGGGCATGCACAGGATGTGCGCTGGCGCGTCGAACCCGACGACACCTATACGCCGCTCGCAGATGCGCAAACGCACGATACGGATTTTCTGGAACGCGGTCTTGCCGAGCGGCTGCGGCAAGGTCCCGTGCGCTGGCACATGGTCATCACGCTCGCGCAACCCGGCGACGTCACCAACGATTCGACACGCCAATGGCCCGCAAACCGCACACAGATCGACGTGGGCACGCTCGTCGTGCAGCGTGAAGAGCCGCAGATCGACGGCCCATGCCGCGACATCAGCTTCGACCCGCTGAAGCTGCCCGATGGCATCGCGCCATCCGACGATCCATTGCTCAAGGCCCGTTCCGCCGCGTATGCGGAATCGCACGAACGCCGCGTGCATGAAGAGCAACGCTATGCGGCAGGCAAGTAA
- a CDS encoding alpha/beta hydrolase, translated as MNSLIRKCIASAMLAGAVFSLQSAHAAQPQDLKGKNVVLVHGAFADGSSWEKVIPLLEARGLHVVAVQNPLSSLADDAAATKRAIDAQQGPVVLVGHSWGGAVITQAGNDDKVKALVYVAAFAPDSGQSINDMIKDKPAPAWASELQKDSGNFLTLSSKAIDNDFAQDLSPAQKRVVAATQGPWFAGCTDDKITDAAWHTKPSYFVVANHDRMIDPRLQNAMAGQIKANVTHVDTSHVPMLSKPEAVANAIIAAAAKAQ; from the coding sequence ATGAACTCGCTTATCAGGAAGTGCATCGCCTCCGCCATGCTGGCAGGCGCCGTGTTTTCGTTGCAGTCCGCGCACGCCGCGCAGCCGCAGGATCTGAAGGGCAAGAACGTCGTGCTGGTGCACGGCGCGTTCGCCGACGGTTCGAGCTGGGAGAAGGTGATTCCGCTGCTCGAAGCGCGCGGCCTGCATGTGGTTGCCGTGCAGAACCCGCTCAGCTCGCTTGCGGACGATGCCGCCGCCACGAAACGCGCGATCGACGCGCAGCAGGGTCCTGTCGTGCTGGTCGGCCATTCATGGGGCGGCGCCGTCATCACGCAGGCGGGCAACGACGACAAGGTGAAGGCGCTCGTCTACGTGGCCGCTTTCGCACCCGACAGCGGCCAGTCGATCAACGACATGATCAAGGACAAGCCCGCGCCCGCATGGGCGAGCGAGTTGCAGAAGGACTCGGGCAACTTCCTGACGCTGTCGTCGAAAGCCATCGACAACGACTTTGCGCAGGACCTGAGCCCGGCGCAAAAGCGCGTCGTCGCGGCGACGCAAGGCCCGTGGTTCGCCGGCTGCACCGACGACAAGATAACGGACGCCGCATGGCACACGAAGCCTTCGTACTTCGTCGTCGCGAATCATGACCGGATGATCGATCCGCGTTTGCAGAACGCGATGGCAGGGCAGATCAAGGCGAACGTGACGCATGTCGACACGAGC
- a CDS encoding HD domain-containing phosphohydrolase — MQTSSGSSGGPVARVFDAVKALAFIGDLSMGQPTDHSLRTAWLAVRLAQAAELGEAAVVAVCEASLLRWSGCTANASGFAEALGDDVASREAMLALKPDWARPIELQGDVETVITPLARIHCEVSGEAARMLGLGQDTQATLRHVFESWDGTGTPDRLAGSAVPATVFVVALAGELEIFSRTYGIERASALIGQRADSRYPDKLARLAVRLAPQWLDELALADAASIDAALLTQQMNDVTPVELVADIIDLKLPWMTGYSRSVAATAASCGARFALDANAQNRLYCAGLVHGMGRAAVPNPVWNAPARLSAAAWEKARLVPYWTSRAGKQTGSLAEAAELGSYAYERLDGSGYFRGASGAALSTEARILAASAAWVALRAARPWRAALTHDEAAKLLHEEAARGRFDADVVNALIDERVAQRRVVNPRAQTARLSAREVDVLRGISRGASNKEVARDLSLSPSTVRTHVESVFRKLDCSTRAAATLKALALGVL, encoded by the coding sequence ATGCAGACCTCGTCAGGCTCATCCGGCGGACCCGTCGCTCGCGTCTTCGATGCCGTGAAGGCGCTCGCCTTCATCGGCGATCTGAGCATGGGCCAGCCGACGGATCACTCCCTCCGCACCGCATGGCTCGCCGTGCGGCTCGCGCAGGCTGCCGAACTCGGCGAAGCGGCCGTCGTCGCCGTGTGCGAGGCATCGCTGTTGCGCTGGTCCGGCTGCACGGCGAACGCGTCGGGCTTCGCTGAAGCGCTCGGCGACGACGTCGCGAGCCGCGAAGCGATGCTCGCGCTCAAGCCGGACTGGGCACGCCCGATCGAATTGCAAGGCGATGTGGAAACGGTCATCACGCCGCTCGCGCGCATTCATTGCGAGGTGTCGGGTGAAGCGGCGCGCATGCTCGGTCTCGGGCAAGACACGCAAGCCACGCTGCGGCACGTGTTCGAATCGTGGGACGGCACGGGCACGCCTGACCGGCTCGCCGGCAGCGCCGTGCCCGCCACCGTGTTCGTCGTGGCGCTGGCGGGGGAGCTTGAGATTTTTTCGCGCACCTACGGGATCGAACGCGCGAGCGCGTTGATCGGCCAGCGCGCCGATTCGCGCTACCCGGACAAACTCGCGCGGCTCGCGGTCCGGCTCGCGCCACAATGGCTCGACGAACTGGCTCTGGCCGACGCGGCATCGATCGATGCCGCGCTGTTGACGCAGCAGATGAACGACGTCACGCCCGTCGAACTGGTCGCCGACATCATCGATCTCAAACTGCCGTGGATGACAGGTTATTCGCGCAGCGTCGCAGCAACGGCCGCATCGTGCGGAGCGCGCTTCGCGCTCGATGCAAACGCGCAAAACCGGCTCTATTGCGCAGGCCTCGTTCATGGCATGGGCCGCGCGGCCGTGCCGAACCCCGTCTGGAACGCGCCTGCCCGTCTGTCGGCGGCGGCGTGGGAAAAGGCGCGTCTCGTGCCGTACTGGACCTCGCGCGCGGGCAAGCAGACGGGCTCGCTCGCCGAGGCGGCCGAACTCGGCTCATACGCGTATGAACGGCTCGACGGCTCGGGTTATTTTCGCGGTGCGTCGGGCGCTGCGTTGTCGACGGAAGCGCGCATTCTCGCGGCGAGCGCCGCGTGGGTCGCGTTACGCGCGGCGCGTCCGTGGCGCGCAGCGCTGACGCACGACGAAGCGGCGAAGCTGTTGCACGAAGAAGCCGCACGAGGCCGATTCGACGCCGATGTCGTCAATGCATTGATCGACGAGCGTGTCGCGCAGCGGCGCGTCGTGAATCCACGCGCGCAGACGGCGCGGCTTTCCGCGCGTGAAGTCGATGTGCTGCGCGGCATTTCGCGCGGCGCGAGCAACAAGGAAGTGGCTCGCGATCTGTCGTTGAGTCCGAGCACGGTGCGCACGCACGTCGAAAGCGTATTCCGCAAACTGGACTGCTCGACGCGCGCCGCCGCCACGCTCAAGGCTCTGGCGCTAGGCGTGCTGTGA
- a CDS encoding RNA polymerase sigma factor: protein MTGADLSSMLPEMLPRLWAFALRISGDQHDAEDLVQRACVRGLERAHQLQADTAPLSWMFSIVHSTWINELRARSVRNRSSMEWDDDFLETVEDPKARTPEQITMNAQIIEAVQRLPDAQRAVMLLVAVEGLSYSETAETLNVPIGTVMSRLSRARQAIGALFASKPGPSMKMATFGKDSAS, encoded by the coding sequence ATGACAGGCGCAGACTTGTCCAGCATGCTGCCCGAGATGCTTCCAAGGTTATGGGCGTTCGCATTGCGCATTTCCGGCGACCAGCACGACGCTGAAGACCTCGTTCAGCGAGCCTGCGTGCGCGGCCTGGAACGCGCGCACCAGTTGCAGGCGGACACCGCGCCGCTCAGCTGGATGTTCTCGATCGTCCACTCCACATGGATCAATGAACTGCGCGCCCGTTCGGTGCGCAACCGCTCCAGCATGGAATGGGACGACGACTTTCTCGAAACGGTCGAAGACCCGAAGGCACGCACGCCGGAACAGATCACGATGAACGCGCAGATCATCGAGGCCGTGCAGCGTTTGCCCGACGCGCAGCGCGCCGTGATGCTGCTGGTTGCTGTCGAAGGCCTCAGCTACAGCGAAACGGCCGAAACGCTGAACGTTCCCATCGGCACGGTGATGAGCCGGCTGTCACGCGCGCGTCAGGCGATCGGCGCGCTGTTCGCCAGCAAGCCAGGCCCGTCGATGAAAATGGCCACCTTCGGCAAGGACTCGGCGTCATGA
- a CDS encoding anti-sigma factor, which produces MKVDDTVLMAYVDDELSPQERQQIEDELRAHAELADKVALFQASRLPYREAFAAQTLPPVPASLVKRVDDLIRAHTEAAKLSAAAQAQQAEQAVAPAAAQGDNAQSANDSLIEHDAHMPPSAPVRSRLRIAPAWLAVAFVGGAFCCGVVLRLAPGVGFGTGVSDSGKPSSSTATVAAATMGSLPWVQVAASYQQLYSRDTVAHLWPDSSDSQSTVDEIRSEDGIALRVPDLSKAGLRFIRVQRLKFHGRPLVQIIYLPQKGDPVALCVIKENKANQSVASQRIDTMNVVTWRESNLGYALIGATSNGDLAPLGKEIAERRFDPLFGSV; this is translated from the coding sequence ATGAAAGTCGACGATACCGTGCTGATGGCGTATGTCGACGACGAATTATCGCCGCAGGAACGTCAGCAGATCGAAGACGAACTTCGCGCCCACGCGGAGCTCGCGGATAAGGTCGCCCTTTTCCAGGCATCGCGCCTGCCGTATCGCGAAGCGTTCGCCGCGCAGACACTGCCGCCCGTTCCGGCGAGCCTCGTCAAGCGCGTCGACGATCTGATCCGCGCGCATACGGAGGCTGCGAAGCTGAGCGCCGCCGCGCAAGCCCAGCAGGCCGAACAGGCAGTGGCCCCCGCCGCTGCGCAAGGCGACAACGCGCAAAGCGCGAACGACTCCTTGATCGAACACGACGCGCACATGCCGCCTTCCGCGCCCGTGCGCTCGCGCCTGCGCATCGCGCCGGCGTGGCTCGCCGTCGCGTTCGTCGGCGGCGCGTTCTGCTGCGGGGTCGTGCTGCGGCTCGCGCCCGGCGTTGGCTTTGGCACGGGCGTCAGCGACTCGGGCAAGCCGTCCAGCAGCACCGCTACAGTCGCGGCCGCGACAATGGGCTCGCTGCCGTGGGTACAGGTCGCAGCGAGCTACCAGCAACTCTATTCGCGCGATACCGTCGCGCACCTGTGGCCCGATTCATCGGATTCACAAAGCACCGTCGACGAAATCCGCAGCGAGGACGGCATCGCGCTGCGCGTGCCCGATTTGAGCAAGGCGGGCTTGCGCTTCATTCGCGTGCAGCGCCTGAAATTTCATGGCCGCCCCCTCGTGCAGATCATCTATCTGCCGCAGAAAGGCGATCCCGTCGCGCTGTGCGTGATCAAGGAAAACAAGGCGAATCAGTCCGTCGCGTCGCAACGCATCGACACGATGAACGTCGTCACGTGGCGCGAGTCCAACCTCGGCTATGCACTGATCGGCGCAACCAGCAATGGCGATCTCGCGCCGCTTGGCAAAGAGATCGCTGAACGCCGTTTCGATCCGCTGTTTGGTTCCGTTTGA